The genomic interval CGCTCCCTCCATAGTGGGAAATGGTGCTGGTAGCCCCCCCAGCCCTCCGGGTAAGACCCCCAGGCGAGAGGGACAAGAGGGGAGGCTGAGCGACATGtccatctccacctcttcctcagaTTCTCTGGACTACtcccaccctcccctctccctccccgccAGCCCCCCTCTCAGATTACGGCATCACCTTGGCAACAATGAGGACAGCAGCGAGGACGAAGACCTCTGTGACGAAGAAGAAGACTACGGCGTCAGCCTGGAGAACGACCTGGACCAGGGCCTCCGTCCTCCCTTCAAAGCCCGCCGGAGAGGGGTCGGAGTCGGGGTCAAAGTTGCGCTGAGCTTCCGAAAAGTTTCTGGAGTCTTCAGCACGTTCATGACCCCAGAAAGGCGAGCCGTGAGGAGGATAGCAGAGCTCTCCAGGGACAAGAGTTCCTACTTTGGATGCCTGGTTCAGGATTATATCAGTTTTGTACAGGAGAATAAGGGGTGTCATACGTCAGGCTTAGACCTCCTGCAGACCCTCAGACAGTTCATGACCCAGATGAAGGCCTACCTGACGCAGAGCTCCGAACTGGACCCGCCCATCGAATCACTCATACCCGAGGATCAgataggtgagtgtgtgtgtgtgtgtgggtggagggggggggggggggggtgtctttaTAGCCTACTGTACACATCATTGAAACTCAAACTACAAGGAAGCTGGTGTGTGGGTAGATACATACGTACTTCACATGAAcgtctgtgtgaatgtgtgggtgttTCTCGTATCACAATTATGTGCTCATTTTGGCTCTCTTTCCAACCACTTCAGCTCTAATAGGGAAGTAACACCTAAAAACTAGTTTCGAAGTGACCTAATCCATATTTACAGTGATAAACTGTCAAGACTTAGCCTATATACATGATGAAAATTAGCCCAGCTATTAGTCCCTATTAGTCCACGTTAAGACAGACTGGTTATAGAAACCAGTGTTGGGTTACGGAGATGCCAGTGAGATGCCAGTGAGATGCCAGTGTACCCTCCCTTCCCTACAGTCAGTTATTCCTGGCCTCTCCAGCTTGGCACAAAATCGCACAGTGGTGCCAACTGCCAAGCTACATTTGTGGCTCAATTGGAATGGCAAAAATGACAATTATCTCCCAACCTAAATCCATAAATGTCAGGGATTAATCTAATGTGGGACCAAATATGGTATGAGCTTACTAGTGACAGAAAATAGGCCTAGTTAGAGGAGGCTACAATACGTAGTCCTGATTTTGAGGACACTGAGCTGAAGCAAGCAAGTGCTAACGTTTGACAATGAAATTGTGATGGAGGCTGACTTAACCAATGTTGTCAAAGAGGGTTTTCATTGAGTTTGGGCTGAATAAGTATTTGCATGAATATGTAGCCTTATTTTTACACTCGGCTCTTTTCCCTTGTTCTTTGTAAACAACAACAGCCAAGCATTGTTCAGAGAAGAAGTGGTTGTTGGAGTGGTagctgacctctctctgtctctctctctccctctctctctctccccctctctctgtctctgtctctgtctctgtctctgtctctgtctctctccctccctccctctctctccctctccccctctctctctctctgtctctgtctctccctctctctctctatttcagcTTAGGGGTCTAGAAACAGAAAACTGTAGTTTATGGGGCAGAGGACTGTATAATGTAAACCAATGTCTTACAGAGACATTATTACCCTCCTAGAAGTATGCAAAGTAATAAACATAACAATAAAAGACTACCAATGCTCTCGATAGGCCTATGCATACATTTACTAAACCAGGCACAGTAACATTCTACGACCCAAAGGACAGTAACATAGGCTAGGATGTTCCGTGTTTGCCACCAGATACAATGTTGACAGAGTTAAGTCTCGACTAGTAACACAAATGGGATTCCtgtatagacagacagactgacgtAATGGTAAAAGCCACAGGCTATGGAAGGCTTCCAGGAATAGAGAAGTGAAGCTTGGACTGTGCTCTCCTACACTCACTGTTGACATACTATGTCAGTGTAGACTGCACACTGTATGTATAAGATACATTAGGGAGAAATGGGTGTAGGTCCTCGTAATGTCATTTAAAAGCCCAAACTGGATCAATTTACTAGTAATTGAggtaaggggaggggggggggggtgaaattgATAGTTTTACTGGTAATTGAGGTAAAGAGTGGGCATGGGGGTAGAGTAACCAAGTGTGTGTTTATAAAGGGAACCAGAGAAGGACtgtcaacacacacagacacccacgacacacatacacatacaacacacaggtttgttttactatccaagTGGGGACCAAAAAatttattcccattcaaaatcttattttccctaacactaaccccaaccccctaaccctaaaactaaacctaatcctaactctatagccagtttgcgctgttctgtgatagtatatagtagtatacagcattgtaccagatcttcagtttcttggcaatttctcacaagaatagactgatgagtttcagaagaaagtgtctttttttctggccattctgagcctgtaatcgaacccacaaatgctgatgctccagatactcaactagtctaaagaaagccagttttattgattctttaatcagaacaacagttttcagctgtgctaacatgattgcaaaagggttttctaatgatcaattagccttttaaaatgatcaacttggattagctcacacaatgtgccattggaacacaggagtgatggttgctgataatgggcctctgtacgcctatgtagataatcCATTAAAAtgtcagccgtttccagctacaatagtcatttacaacattaacaatgtctacactgtatttctgatcaatttgatgtcattttaatttacaagaaatgtgcttttctttcaaaaacaaggacatttctaagtgaccccaaacttttgaacggtagtgtatatcataAGGCCTTTCCACAAATAGAACAATGAGTCAGATATTTCACAGGAAGTATAAATGTGAAGtatccggttggcgtttccactaTGGTGAtcagaggaagcccagtggccggcagtgggagaagataaAGCGCAATGGATTTTGGCCaacattctgctaattttctcatcgatgaaacatttgatctccatacagttttctgtttccaaactagaatctgtaacaaacagagtggactgcgttttgtagactttaccattTGCTAAAGTTGTAAAATAAGttgttgtttagaaggagtgcaagggtgaattgagttattgcacacacgcacttcacagagtaggcgttccctaacggaaatatgcaaataaatgctagaacgcaccaataggatctcactagctcatgcttggctctgcccacctccttgcttgttctgcacactatgattaatttgctcctattggaaacgacaggctctaGTCTATCTTGAGTTAGTTCTAGAAGTCTTTGGCCTTTTTTTGAGGTCCTAGTtataccctaacacagtggtgataagaatctcctggtttacaggccacaccaggcctgcaagtcacattatgctggcttgcaaagtgatgtgtaattcctattggaatccagtcaGAGTTAGGATATCTAACAAGTGGAATTGTTAATCACCTTCAACCTGCATTGAGAATGACTGCTAGGGTAGGGAAGATTGAATACTGACACTACCAAAATCATctcaactggaacaaccatctcagtaacgggtGCCATAAATCCAACAGATTGGATGTTTAGAAAACTGTAAggtatttatctttgtgtagcataaaatgaatcaaccaatcaatgtacatgcaaaaacacagatattacagtaaaacaaacaattctgaaaatctccctgcaatagagcatgctgggaaatagtatgttattatttatttatttattttgacagagtcaatgctgagaccaaggtctcttttccagATGAGCCCTGTAGAGCACCACAATACACATCAAAatacaataaacacattaaacTACATATTCATATACACAATAACATATGCGTTATTATAGACAACAATACACCAAAAGCAAATCATAAAAAACTAGACACATTCTTCAGTATAAAGGTCCCCTGACAACCGTCTGAAATGGCCTAGAGGCACCAATTCCACCCATTTTAAAGTGCATTGCAGTTCATTCCACACACAAGGTGCAAGGAAACCAAAGGCTAATCTACCTAACTGTCTAGACACCAAAGGATCCCccagagttaaccaaccctgtgaacgGGTTTGATAACTTGTCATTTTAAATCGTAACAGTGATGAAAGACAGCTGGTTCTATGTAGAACACTTCTTGTCTTCCAAATaatcatcaaagaaccctttcttcCAAAAACAGTGAAGGAACTATTTTTATCTAAGGGGTGTAGCCCATTGTAAAGGCTTAGAGAGGAGGGATAGCAACATAACAAACATTGCCCAACATACCAAGGAGCCAAGGCCAGTCCTGAGAGGAGGCAGGAAACCAGCAGTAAGGAAGTGTagagggacgtgtgtgtgtgtttacttcaTGTGTATGAACTATTAACCAGTGTGTGTTTATCCAGCTCTCGAGTCCATGTTAATAATCTACCGACCTCTCCATGTATTCAGAATCATATTTATGTTATTAGTCGTAGCCGACAGCAAAACGCTACACAGTTTTACCTTGGTTGACATTGCTTTGCTAAACTGGCTCCTTTACATATAAGAATACAGTGCTGTGTAGTCTGTAGGGAGTGGGGAGTTTTCTAACCTTACACTTCACCAAACcttcctctttttctctttctttctttgtttttctctttctttttctcgttctttctctctctctctgtacaccctccctctctctctgtactctctctcttaagctctctgtacctctctctctctctctctctctcttttcctggaAAACCCAGCATTGCTCATGTCAAACACCATGAAGCAGTCCCCCTCTCTAGACTTCTGCTACTCTCAGGTTTTCCACACAATAGGCCACTAGATTCATTTGGATGAAGGCTTTGCACGATAAAGTGGCGTGAACAAATGCAAATGTAAGAATAACCCGTTGAAATAATAGAGGCGATAAAAACTACGGTTTAGTACCCAGCTGCCGGCTACGGTTCATGGTCTCTGTCACCGCTAGTTAATCAGCAGCAATGAACGGgaaacagttatttgcttgaaaaCAGGCTGCACCGCTTCGCTGACACTGATTTTATACCGTTTGAGGTCAGATGAAAAAGAATAGACTAGGCTACGTGATGGATGTAGGCTATTGTTTTATCAAACGGTGTGGTTTGTGTTCAAGCATGTATCCATTATTCTCCTGAGGATCTGGAGGTGATGTCCGTTAGTGTGCAGGTTCAGCTATGTTTATGGCTGGGTTATGTTTTAGGGCAAGGCAGTGGAAGTAGCTCATCATCAGCGTACGCACCATTGTACAATAAAATGCCATTGCGCGGTCAAACTGCATCTGGGTCAGTTGAGGTTTTTAATGGTTATGGATGCTATTTATTTTACTGCATGACGTTTTGCAGCGTTCACGTTTACCGTTTCATTGCCGGAAAGCGTTTGCAGTTGCATGAGATTTATCCCTTTAAAAGTTTTAAGTGTAAAGCTCTAATGTAACGGGAAGTTTTACCACATCCTCCTAATTGTGTGAAACATTGATTGAACTCCAAAAAGACAAAGAAAGCCCTGCACACAGCAGTGTGTCTTGATCCAGTTTAGATTGATTGAACTCAGTTAACTACACAATATGGGCAAGTGGATGCACTTGCTAACCAGTGTGGGGAAGCAGTCACTAACTCCCAATGTGTCTGTGTTTTATCTCTAGACACTGTCCTGGAGAAGGCCATGCACAAATGTGTGTTGAAGCCGCTGAAGGGCGTAGTGGAGGTGGCCCTGCACGACTTCCAGGTGAGCTTTGTTTTCCATTGCAGCACCTGTTAGAATCATAGTTGATTCTGAAAGTTAGTAGAACGTTAGTCGGGGAGCTCATGTCTTTTAACAGGATATATTTTATATGCAGTGTTTACACTGAGGAGAATCCTGAAGTTGATGTCATCATAACCACAGGTCTGAGAGGTTTTCTCCCCTTCTAGTAATTACATTTCTATGATAGAAATAGAATAAATAGAAGGAACAataatcatagaaatataattgaTAGATGGCATTCATGACCATGAAGATGATTCATAACCTTGTTTGTCTAGTAATTCTATATCTATAACCATAACCTTGACCTTCCTCTCTGTACTCTCCCATTTAAGCACTGGCTTTGTCACTTCTAATAACTAAATTTCTATGCTCATaaccttctccttcctctcctcctaggTGAGCAGTGGAGGCTGGCAGCAGCTGAGGGAGAACCTGGCCCTGGCTAAGACCCGGAGGCCCCAGGACCTGGGTGTGGACGGGGCCGTGCCCCCTGACCCCATGGCTATCGAGAAGATCCGCCACAAGTTCCACAACATGAGGAAGATGTACTCCCCGGATAAGAAGGTGTCGCTGCTGCTCCGAGTGTGTAAACTCATCTACACCATCATGCAGGATAACTCAGGTAGGTGGGATTGGGGGGAGGATGTGTTTTGGGAGAGAGGGTGCATGTGCAGAGAGTGTGAATAAGTTCCACATATTTGTCTATAGTGTACCTGGTTGTCTATTAAACAAGATTGGGataaattccatttaaattcagtaGATTCAGGAAGGAAACTAAAAAGCACTTTTCCTTAATTCTTCtgtttgataaaaaaaatatatatatatattgaaattCTATTGAACCCCAACCTTGTTTTATCTGCATgcttctgagtgtgtgtgtttgtgtgttcatgtgtgtgttttcatCTGACCACACCTTTCCTATACCTCACCTTGCCTTTCCCcgctgtgtaactctctctcaggcAGGATGACTTCCTGCCCATGCTGGCCTACGTCCTGGCCCATtgtgacatctctctctctctctctctctctctctctctctctctctctctctctctctctctctctctctctctctctctctctctctctctctctctctctctctctctctctctctctctctctttctctttctctttcaattccgttcaattcaatttgctttattggcatgacgtaacaatgtacatattgccaaagtttactttggagatttacaatattaatataaaaataataataatctctctttctctcagggaGGATGTACGGAGCAGATGACTTCCTACCGATGCTGACCTATGTCCTGGCCCAGTGTGACATGCCTCAGCTGGACACTGAGATCCTCTACATGATGGAGCTGCTGGACCCCTCACTGCTGCATGGAGAGGGTAGGTCTACCATCACATAATGACACTGGATTCAATACCACAGTATACAGTTTGCGATATACTCACTTATACACCAGAATGTATTCTACACCAACATACAAACCGTATACGTCATTTTCTACCTCGTATAGCCTCGTTGAGACATTAACACGTCCTTCCCTGCctgctctccccttctccccaaccCTCCCTCTCCCAGGTGGCTACTACCTGACCAGTGCGTACGGGGCCATGGCTCTCATCAAGAACTTCCAGGAGGAACAGGCAGCCAGGGTCCTCAGCTCCGAGGCCAGAGACACCCTGCACCAGTGGCACCGCCGACGCACCGCCCAGCGCACGGCACCCTCCGTGGACGACTTCCAGGTATCGCCCTGAACCCCATCTGACCcccaggcagtgagtttgaaagAACGCCCCCCTAAAACCCCTCCCCCGAGATGGGGACTGAATCTGCATGGCTCCGGTGTGAAGTTTCCCTcaagtacagatctaggatcagctttctttcccccaatcctaaccttaaccattagtggggggaaatgcaaaactgacccaagattagCGTCAAGGGGCAACTTCACTCAACACCAATCTGCATGAGAAGCGCCGGTGGTGACATGCCGAGACTATCCCTCTGTATTTGGATCTGTATTCAAAAATGATCTATGAAGACACTTTTGGAGGAAAAAAATGTTTTGATTTCCAGGGTTAGGGATGGTCAAGAAGGGAGTAATATTGAGAAGGAAGCTGATAGGTAGATGAGATAGGACTAATCTAATGCATGTGATTGTGCACTAATGACACGTTGTCTTGGTTTTCTCTGTTCGCTCCGAAATGGCTGTGTCTTCCTGTAAACGCCATACAAATAATAGAGGCTATAGAGCCGTATCAGAGCTACTTCATCTTTCTCCCTGTGTGTCTTCAAAAAAAATACATTCCTGTGTATTTGTGTCTCAGTTCTGATCCTGCATGAGCACCTGCATATAACTGATATCCGTGtaatgttctctgtctctctttgtgtcaTTTTCTCCGATGTGTTTTTGCATGTGTATATTTTATATCTGTTTTGCATGtttgcataaatgtatttttgtaTGAATGATACCTGTATCACATTCCTTGTATCCCTTCTCCTTCAGAACTACCTGCGAGTCGCCTTACAAGAAGTCAACAGCGGCTGCACAGCCAAAACCCTCCTAGTCCACCCGTACTCCACCACCGAAGAAGTATGCTCGCTCTGCGCCTGCAAGTTCAAAGTTCATGACCCCGAGAACCACGCCCTCTTTCTCATCACTGAGGCAACCAGTCAGCAGCTTTCCCCGGACACACACCCCCAGCGAATCAAAGCGGAGATACACAGCCACCCAAACTCGCAACCCTTCCATTTTGTCTACCGCAGAGTGCCCAACCTTAACCTGTGTATACCAGGTATCCCAGCTAACCAGCACAATGGCAACTGCCTACTGCCTAGCCAATTGGATGAATTAAACGGAATTAAAATGAAATAAAACGTTATTGATCCCTAGAGGGGACATTGGATTTTTCACTAGTGTACAAACACATACAGGGACAATTCAGACTCATACCTCAGAACACATAGACCTGAGAGAGCACTGATAGATGGTGGAACAAGTACAATACCTGGCTGCTGAGATTGAGGcagtcctaatatggacaccacaCGGGTATGATGGAATGATACTGAATGGTGATACTGaggatgtcctaatatggacaccacaCGGGTATGATGGAATGATACTGAATGGTGATACTGaggatgtcctaatatggacaccgcaTACATGTAGCCATAGAATGGTAGTGAATGGCGGAAATTGAAAGAATGCACTGTAGGATTAAACTATAGGGTCAGAGAATGTTGCTGTGTGTTGTGAAGGGATCCTAGACTACTCAATGGAAAAAATAAGTTCCTATTCTTCTaaaagggagacagaaagaggaagCAGGTAGGGAGAGAAGTGTCTGGT from Salvelinus alpinus chromosome 2, SLU_Salpinus.1, whole genome shotgun sequence carries:
- the LOC139568543 gene encoding ras and Rab interactor 2-like isoform X1; translation: MAATLPSTLHSALPRPDCHMDRSWGFFKDSDGLTDSDLSMSATLPRPDCHTDRRGSFFKLIDTFALEIGELKQEMVQTSPTEDRDPMVLQGLEREVSGVYLQSSPCAGASGERDSGYDSLRRRMSVLDRLRHTHPVWLLLTLSDTEATRILLQQPPGVFLVRKSCTLQRKVLSLRVSDDDASGGASVCDFPVRESQYTFSLEGSGISFADLFRLVAFYCISRDVLPFTLNLPEAIAASKTQKDLEEVAQLGAGFWHSALGSLRRTTSPSRPPPQRPDRDGDNQGAERTQEKQSVTRHSSVPPALPPSSTSSRLERSQSNGALCFVNPLFLQTHRRLEEDPQSSSTSPSPYVTHSTPSPGTTGGTSSAPVTDPNVKRKSRPPRPPPPRSLSQRRQAPPPPTPLPQKPKSSMPETPAAIVVARQPLQPSSNQNLRPTPRPPMGARHSSHSKKTTSSAAIPVPHHHPQHPPPPRPKKPDIDAHRCHIALDDETIAKALSRAKLPPCQAPAIPAPSIVGNGAGSPPSPPGKTPRREGQEGRLSDMSISTSSSDSLDYSHPPLSLPASPPLRLRHHLGNNEDSSEDEDLCDEEEDYGVSLENDLDQGLRPPFKARRRGVGVGVKVALSFRKVSGVFSTFMTPERRAVRRIAELSRDKSSYFGCLVQDYISFVQENKGCHTSGLDLLQTLRQFMTQMKAYLTQSSELDPPIESLIPEDQIDTVLEKAMHKCVLKPLKGVVEVALHDFQVSSGGWQQLRENLALAKTRRPQDLGVDGAVPPDPMAIEKIRHKFHNMRKMYSPDKKVSLLLRVCKLIYTIMQDNSGRMYGADDFLPMLTYVLAQCDMPQLDTEILYMMELLDPSLLHGEGGYYLTSAYGAMALIKNFQEEQAARVLSSEARDTLHQWHRRRTAQRTAPSVDDFQNYLRVALQEVNSGCTAKTLLVHPYSTTEEVCSLCACKFKVHDPENHALFLITEATSQQLSPDTHPQRIKAEIHSHPNSQPFHFVYRRVPNLNLCIPGIPANQHNGNCLLPSQLDELNGIKMK